A genome region from Brassica oleracea var. oleracea cultivar TO1000 chromosome C2, BOL, whole genome shotgun sequence includes the following:
- the LOC106320768 gene encoding probable 2,3-bisphosphoglycerate-independent phosphoglycerate mutase — protein sequence MGQGDGEVKKRVAFVLIDGLGDVSIPRLGYKTPLQAANIPNLDAIASAGINGLMDPVEVGLGCGSDTAHLSLMGYDPRVYYRGRGAFESMGAGLAMSPGDIAFKSNFATLDESSGVVVSRRADRHFEEEGPILCAALDGMKLPSFPEYEVRVRYATEHRCGVVVKGPKLSGNISGTDPLKDNRLLLEAKPLDESEEAKHTAKVVNELSREISRILVSHPVNAKRLSQGKNIANLVLLRGCGIRIEVPPFEEKHGLWPCMVAPTKIIAGLGMSLGIDILEAPGATGDYRTLLTSKAVAIANALSAPLNPCPNVFVPGEDGHKPGRSDGYDFGFLHIKAIDDAGHDKATLFKVRGLEAVDKAIRQLAKLLWQAETSTNYQYFLCVTGDHSTPVEYGDHSFEPVPFTMCRLREFVATVGGEAALLETSLEPFPLPTVVESAEYLTGKEEDGERRETPEAVGGDSVAELNEIAAARGCLGRFHGGEMMGVITKFLNVDVSVSQI from the exons ATGGGTCAAGGTGATGGAGAAGTCAAAAAGAGAGTTGCTTTTGTCCTGATCGATGGTTTGGGAGATGTCTCAATACCGAGATTAGGCTACAAAACTCCTCTACAGGCAGCAAACATACCCAATCTCGACGCAATCGCATCAGCTGGTATCAACGGTCTAATGGATCCAGTGGAAGTTGGGTTGGGATGCGGTAGTGACACAGCTCATCTCTCTCTGATGGGTTATGACCCTAGAGTGTATTATAGAGGACGTGGCGCGTTTGAGTCAATGGGTGCAGGGTTAGCAATGTCACCTGGTGATATAGCTTTTAAG TCTAATTTTGCGACATTGGATGAGAGTTCTGGAGTTGTTGTTAGCAGGAGAGCTGATAGACATTTCGAAGAAGAAGGGCCTATACTTTGTGCTGCTCTTGATGGCATGAAGCTTCCTTCTTTCCCTGAGTATGAAGTGAGAGTCAG ATATGCAACGGAACACAGATGTGGTGTGGTTGTAAAAGGGCCAAAGCTTAGTGGGAACATATCTGGAACAGACCCATTGAAGGATAATCGTTTGCTTCTCGAAGCTAAACCTTTGGATGAATCAGAAGAAGCCAAGCACACAGCTAAAGTCGTTAACGAGTTGTCTAGAGAGATCTCACGCATTCTTGTTTCACACCCGGTTAATGCAAAGAGACTTTCACAAGGCAAGAACATTGCCAATCTTGTCCTTCTACGAGGATGTGGCATTCGAATCGAG GTTCCTCCTTTTGAAGAGAAGCATGGTTTGTGGCCTTGTATGGTAGCACCAACAAAGATTATAGCAGGACTTGGTATGTCACTAGGTATTGACATTCTTGAAGCTCCAGGAGCCACTGGAGATTATAGGACACTTCTTACTTCTAAAGCAGTTGCTATAGCTAATGCTCTCTCAGCTCCTTTGAATCCTTGTCCTAATGTCTTTGTACCGGGAGAGGATGGGCATAAACCGGGAAGGTCAGATGGTTATGATTTTGGGTTCCTTCATATAAAG GCTATAGATGATGCTGGTCATGACAAGGCGACATTGTTCAAAGTTAGAGGCTTAGAAGCTGTGGATAAGGCGATACGTCAGCTTGCTAAGCTGCTATGGCAAGCTGAAACTTCTACAAATTATCAGTACTTCTTGTGTGTGACTGGTGATCATTCAACACCAGTTGAGTATGGAGACCACAGTTTTGAGCCTGTCCCATTCACAATGTGCCGGTTAAGAGAGTTTGTGGCCACGGTTGGAGGAGAAGCAGCCTTGTTAGAGACGTCTTTGGAGCCTTTTCCACTTCCGACGGTTGTGGAGTCTGCTGAATATCTCACTGGAAAAGAGGAAGATGGTGAGAGGAGGGAAACTCCTGAAGCGGTTGGTGGAGATTCAGTTGCAGAGTTGAATGAGATTGCAGCTGCAAGAGGATGTCTTGGCCGTTTCCA